Proteins encoded in a region of the Mesoflavibacter profundi genome:
- a CDS encoding NAD-dependent epimerase/dehydratase family protein, with the protein MILVTGGTGLVGAHLLFHLLNENQSVRAIYRSTSKFENVKRIFSYYTKNVDALFDKIEWVEADLNNIPQLTEAFKDITYVYHCAALVSFDPNMFDLLKKTNIKGTANIVNFCISNKVEKLCYVSSIAALGDTGTSKIVTEDNDWNKELDHSGYAITKYGAELEVWRGTQEGLNAVIVNPGVIIGPGIWQEGSGSLISKTYNGLKFYTTGTTAFVDVNDVVYSMVTLMKSEIVNQRFIVVAEHLSFKDFFTKTANVLGVKPPTIEAKKWLLQLAWRLDWLLGKLINKRRILSRQTANSAVSISNYSNAKLKESIDISFKPIDKSLELTCNFFLSN; encoded by the coding sequence ATGATTTTAGTCACTGGAGGAACAGGATTAGTTGGCGCGCATTTGTTATTTCATTTATTAAATGAAAACCAATCTGTACGCGCTATTTACAGAAGCACTTCTAAATTTGAAAACGTTAAACGCATCTTTAGTTATTATACCAAAAATGTAGATGCTTTATTTGATAAAATTGAATGGGTTGAAGCCGACTTAAATAACATACCTCAACTTACAGAAGCTTTTAAAGATATCACCTACGTTTACCACTGTGCTGCATTGGTTAGTTTTGATCCAAATATGTTTGATTTACTTAAAAAAACTAACATTAAAGGTACTGCTAATATTGTAAATTTTTGCATTAGTAATAAGGTAGAAAAATTATGTTATGTAAGTTCTATTGCTGCATTAGGTGACACAGGAACTTCTAAAATTGTTACAGAAGATAACGATTGGAATAAAGAATTAGACCATAGCGGTTATGCCATTACTAAATACGGTGCAGAATTAGAGGTTTGGCGTGGTACACAAGAAGGTTTAAACGCAGTAATTGTTAATCCTGGAGTAATTATTGGTCCTGGTATTTGGCAAGAAGGTAGCGGATCTTTAATTTCTAAAACTTATAACGGATTAAAATTTTACACAACAGGCACAACAGCTTTTGTAGATGTTAATGACGTCGTTTATTCTATGGTAACTTTAATGAAAAGCGAGATTGTTAATCAACGGTTTATTGTAGTTGCAGAGCATTTATCTTTTAAAGATTTTTTTACAAAAACAGCAAATGTATTAGGTGTAAAACCACCAACTATAGAAGCAAAAAAATGGTTATTACAACTAGCTTGGCGATTGGATTGGTTATTAGGTAAATTGATAAATAAAAGAAGAATACTTTCTAGGCAAACCGCAAATAGCGCTGTATCTATCTCTAACTATAGCAATGCAAAACTTAAAGAATCTATTGATATATCTTTTAAACCTATAGATAAAAGTTTAGAGCTTACTTGTAATTTTTTTCTTAGTAATTAA
- the tyrS gene encoding tyrosine--tRNA ligase, with the protein MANAFVEELRWRGMVHDIMPGTEEQLDKEMTTAYIGFDPTSDSLHIGSLVPIILLVHLQKAGHKPIALVGGATGMIGDPSGKSDERNLLDEATLNHNVAGIKNVLSRFLDFNSDEKNAPVLVNNYDWMKNFSFIDFARDVGKRITVNYMMAKDSVKKRLSGDEGSVGMSFTEFTYQLIQGYDFYHLHKSMNCKLQMGGSDQWGNITTGTELVRRMNVGDDTAKAYAMTCPLITKADGSKFGKSEGGNVWLDADKTSVYKFYQFWLNTTDEDAEKYIKIFTFLDKDTIDTLIAEHKENPGFRALQKKLAEEVTTFVHSKEEYENAVKASQILFSKDFKNEIKQLNENLFLEVFEGVPQAEVGKDKIEAGLDMIAALSAETNFLASNGEARRALKENSVSVNKDKVGEDYVITTEDLINDKYVVINRGKKKTFIIKIV; encoded by the coding sequence ATGGCAAACGCATTTGTAGAAGAATTACGTTGGAGAGGAATGGTACACGATATCATGCCTGGTACAGAAGAGCAACTTGATAAAGAAATGACCACTGCTTATATTGGATTTGATCCAACATCAGACTCTTTACATATTGGTAGTTTAGTGCCTATAATTTTATTAGTGCATTTACAAAAAGCAGGTCACAAACCAATAGCTTTAGTTGGTGGCGCAACAGGTATGATTGGAGATCCTTCTGGTAAAAGTGATGAGCGTAATTTGTTAGACGAAGCAACTTTAAATCATAATGTTGCTGGTATAAAAAACGTATTGTCAAGATTTTTAGATTTTAATTCAGATGAAAAAAACGCACCAGTTTTAGTGAATAACTACGACTGGATGAAAAACTTTAGTTTTATAGATTTTGCTCGTGATGTAGGAAAGCGTATTACCGTTAATTACATGATGGCAAAAGACTCTGTAAAAAAACGTTTAAGCGGAGATGAAGGTAGCGTTGGTATGAGTTTTACCGAGTTTACCTACCAATTAATACAAGGATATGATTTTTACCACTTGCATAAATCCATGAATTGTAAATTACAAATGGGAGGAAGTGATCAATGGGGAAACATAACTACAGGAACAGAACTGGTAAGACGTATGAATGTTGGTGATGATACAGCAAAAGCTTACGCTATGACTTGCCCGTTAATTACAAAAGCAGACGGATCTAAATTTGGTAAAAGTGAAGGTGGTAACGTATGGTTAGATGCCGATAAAACTAGCGTTTACAAATTCTACCAATTCTGGTTAAACACAACAGATGAAGATGCAGAAAAGTATATCAAAATCTTTACATTTTTAGATAAAGACACAATCGATACGTTAATTGCAGAACATAAAGAGAATCCAGGTTTTAGAGCTTTACAGAAAAAATTAGCCGAAGAAGTAACAACGTTTGTACATAGTAAAGAGGAATATGAAAATGCAGTAAAAGCATCACAAATCCTTTTTAGTAAAGACTTTAAAAATGAAATTAAGCAATTAAATGAAAATTTATTCTTAGAGGTTTTTGAAGGTGTGCCACAAGCCGAAGTTGGTAAAGATAAAATTGAAGCAGGATTAGACATGATTGCTGCGCTGTCTGCCGAGACTAACTTTTTAGCAAGTAATGGTGAAGCACGTCGTGCTTTAAAAGAAAACTCGGTATCTGTAAATAAAGACAAAGTTGGTGAAGATTATGTGATAACCACAGAAGACTTGATTAATGATAAATATGTTGTCATTAATAGAGGTAAGAAAAAAACATTTATTATTAAGATTGTATAA
- a CDS encoding DUF4296 domain-containing protein: protein MKIKLVVFCLLSLILLGCYGIEKPKKPDNLIPEDKMVDVLVEIAIVSAGKGINKRTLENKGITPVAFIYKKHNIDSLQFVNSNNYYAYDIETFDNIYSKVKDSLTLLRDKYKEQQKKEDKQKAKNKGKQNNKTSKEKRPRFIKDSSLITKKKITSKL from the coding sequence ATGAAAATTAAATTAGTTGTTTTCTGTTTACTCTCATTAATATTATTGGGTTGTTATGGTATAGAAAAGCCTAAAAAACCTGATAATTTAATACCAGAAGATAAAATGGTAGATGTTCTAGTAGAAATTGCAATTGTTTCTGCAGGAAAAGGAATAAACAAAAGAACGCTAGAAAATAAAGGGATAACTCCTGTTGCATTTATTTACAAAAAGCATAATATAGATAGTCTTCAATTTGTAAACAGCAATAATTACTATGCTTACGATATAGAAACTTTTGATAATATCTACAGCAAAGTAAAAGATAGTCTAACTTTATTAAGAGATAAATACAAAGAACAGCAGAAAAAAGAAGACAAACAAAAGGCTAAAAATAAAGGCAAACAAAATAATAAAACAAGCAAAGAGAAAAGACCTAGGTTTATTAAAGACTCTTCTTTAATTACTAAGAAAAAAATTACAAGTAAGCTCTAA